One Hermetia illucens chromosome 4, iHerIll2.2.curated.20191125, whole genome shotgun sequence DNA segment encodes these proteins:
- the LOC119653589 gene encoding NF-kappa-B inhibitor-interacting Ras-like protein, whose amino-acid sequence MLTSKVGKVGKVLICGMKGVGKTALLEQLIHGHITPESEIHSTIEDIYVASVDTGRGSRETLRIYDTAGLQGKAQLPRHYLYFPDGYILVYDPTDTSSLDMLADIKADIDKNKEKKEVCIIVLANMRSKAATKKPESPVTSPVATNQPDPVEVVLSRANNWCARERIKHYTVNAMERASLYEPFISLTARLHPPQTKSAFPQLRQVMQKSQKSDS is encoded by the exons ATGCTAACGTCCAAAGTAGGGAAAGTTGGTAAAGTGTTGATTTGTGGGATGAAAGGAGTCGGAAAGACAGCATTGCTGGAGCAACTTATTCATGGTCATATTACTCCCGAATCG GAAATCCATTCAACGATTGAGGATATTTATGTTGCCAGTGTTGATACAGGAAGGGGATCGCGGGAGACACTGAGAATTTACGATACAGCAGGATTGCAG GGCAAAGCACAACTACCGCGTCACTATCTCTACTTCCCCGATGGATACATCCTTGTTTACGATCCGACCGATACATCTAGTCTAGACATGCTTGCAGATATCAAGGCTGACATcgataaaaacaaagaaaagaaagaagtttGTATTATTGTCCTGGCTAATATGCGATCGAAAGCCGCTACGAAGAAACCCGAATCTCCAGTGACTTCACCAGTAGCTACTAATCAACCGGATCCTGTAGAAGTCGTTCTGAGTCGTGCCAATAACTGGTGTGCTCGTGAACGGATAAAACACTACACAGTAAATGCGATGGAGCGAGCATCTCTCTATGAACCATTCATAAGTCTAACTGCACGTCTGCATCCTCCACAAACAAAAAGCGCGTTTCCGCAATTACGTCAAGTTAtgcaaaaaagtcagaaaaGTGATAGTTAG